In one window of Paraflavitalea soli DNA:
- a CDS encoding GNAT family N-acetyltransferase, with amino-acid sequence METQQQFQILIANETHLDFAQIICDEMLSSAKARGTGIAKRSPEYIQQKMREGKAVIAFNQDGIWAGFCYIETWSHGEYVANSGLIVAPAFRKGGLAKAIKKKIFELSRKLYPESKIFGLTTGLAVMKINSELGYEPVTYSELTQDDAFWAGCKSCVNYEILMSKERKNCMCTAMLYDPKDHYEPEETKQFFEEKKGILERLLRIKQWKFLQPFLKKDKEDNSTKMVQASKRRSLLQYFFNL; translated from the coding sequence ATGGAAACGCAACAACAGTTCCAGATACTTATAGCCAATGAAACCCATCTTGACTTCGCACAGATCATTTGCGACGAGATGCTTTCCTCTGCCAAAGCACGGGGTACCGGTATCGCCAAGCGATCACCGGAATACATCCAGCAAAAAATGCGGGAAGGCAAAGCAGTGATCGCTTTCAACCAGGATGGCATATGGGCCGGTTTTTGTTATATCGAGACCTGGAGCCATGGCGAATACGTAGCCAATTCAGGCCTTATCGTAGCCCCTGCATTCAGAAAGGGAGGACTCGCCAAAGCCATCAAGAAAAAGATCTTCGAACTGAGCCGTAAGCTGTATCCCGAATCCAAAATATTCGGACTTACTACAGGTCTGGCTGTTATGAAGATCAATAGTGAACTGGGCTATGAACCTGTTACCTATTCCGAGCTTACACAGGATGACGCCTTCTGGGCAGGTTGTAAAAGCTGTGTAAACTATGAGATCCTCATGAGCAAAGAACGGAAGAACTGTATGTGTACCGCCATGCTCTACGATCCCAAGGATCACTACGAGCCGGAAGAGACCAAACAATTCTTCGAGGAGAAAAAAGGCATCCTGGAACGCCTGCTGCGTATCAAGCAGTGGAAATTCCTGCAGCCTTTCCTGAAGAAAGACAAGGAAGACAACAGCACCAAAATGGTACAGGCCAGCAAGCGGAGATCACTGCTGCAGTACTTTTTTAACTTGTGA
- a CDS encoding argininosuccinate synthase: MKKIVLGFSGGLDTSYCVKYLGEDKGYEVHSIIVNTGGFSEEELKQIEAHAYNLGVKTHTTVNAVKSYYDRIIKYLIYGNVLKNNTYPLSVSAERLSQAVHIAEHVQKLKADAVAHGSTGAGNDQVRFDMIFHIMIPGVEIITPIRDLKLSREAEIEYLKGKGVNMNFAKAMYSINKGLWGTSVGGKETLSSKGMLPEEAWPTQVTQTGSQEVKLSFVKGELKAVDGKSFDHPTEAIQYLQTIAGPYGVGRDIHVGDTIIGIKGRVGFEAAAPMVILKAHHALEKHVLTKWQLNWKDQLAQFYGNWLHEGQIMDPVMRDIEAYLENAQQTVTGDVFIQLMPYRFQVIGIESPYDLMSSKFGKYGEMNTGFTGDDVRGFSKIFGNQTSIWTAVKEENKK, from the coding sequence ATGAAAAAAATAGTTTTAGGATTCAGCGGCGGACTCGACACTTCCTATTGTGTTAAATACCTGGGTGAAGACAAAGGGTATGAAGTACACAGCATCATCGTTAATACCGGTGGCTTCAGCGAAGAAGAGTTGAAACAGATAGAGGCCCATGCCTATAACCTGGGCGTTAAGACGCATACTACTGTTAATGCCGTGAAGTCTTATTACGACCGCATTATCAAGTACCTGATCTATGGCAACGTATTAAAGAACAATACCTACCCATTGAGTGTAAGTGCTGAAAGACTGAGCCAGGCTGTACATATTGCCGAGCACGTGCAAAAGCTGAAAGCGGATGCAGTAGCCCATGGCAGCACCGGCGCCGGCAACGACCAGGTACGTTTTGATATGATCTTCCACATCATGATCCCCGGTGTTGAGATCATTACTCCTATCCGCGACCTCAAGCTTAGCCGCGAAGCTGAGATCGAATACCTCAAAGGCAAGGGTGTGAACATGAACTTTGCCAAAGCTATGTATTCTATCAATAAAGGTCTGTGGGGTACCAGTGTTGGCGGAAAAGAAACTTTGTCTTCCAAAGGCATGTTGCCCGAAGAAGCATGGCCTACCCAGGTTACCCAAACCGGTAGCCAGGAAGTAAAACTGAGCTTTGTAAAAGGTGAACTGAAAGCGGTGGATGGCAAATCATTCGATCATCCCACCGAAGCCATACAATACCTGCAAACCATTGCCGGACCTTATGGCGTAGGCCGTGATATCCACGTGGGCGATACCATCATTGGTATTAAAGGCCGGGTAGGCTTTGAAGCTGCTGCCCCTATGGTGATCCTGAAAGCACACCACGCCCTGGAAAAACACGTGCTCACCAAATGGCAGCTGAACTGGAAGGACCAACTGGCACAGTTCTACGGCAACTGGCTGCACGAAGGACAGATCATGGACCCTGTGATGCGTGATATTGAAGCCTACCTGGAGAATGCCCAGCAAACAGTCACAGGCGATGTATTTATACAATTGATGCCCTACCGTTTCCAGGTCATCGGCATCGAGTCTCCGTACGATCTCATGAGCAGCAAGTTTGGTAAATACGGTGAAATGAATACCGGCTTTACCGGTGATGATGTACGTGGATTCAGCAAGATATTCGGCAACCAGACTTCGATCTGGACCGCTGTGAAGGAAGAGAATAAGAAGTAG
- the argC gene encoding N-acetyl-gamma-glutamyl-phosphate reductase, whose translation MSKNIKVGIVGGAGYTGGELIRLLVNHPYVAVSFIHSRSNAGKPVYAVHEDLVGETDWQFTGELSQDVDVVFLCVGHGEAKKFLAENTFDARIKIIDLSQDFRLAQNSKLGARSFVYGLPELNREAIRTASNVANPGCFATAVQLGLLPLAKAGLLDQVYSTGITGSTGAGQSLSATSHFSWRANNIQAYKTLNHQHMNEIGESLLQLQPKSQIDVSFVPWRGDFTRGIFISSQLDCDLTEQELVSLYTDFYDGHPFTTVSKQPIFLKQAVNTNKCIIQLEKVGTKLVVHSIIDNLLKGASGQAVQNMNLLFGLEECAGLKLKANYF comes from the coding sequence ATGAGCAAGAACATTAAAGTAGGTATCGTTGGAGGAGCAGGTTATACCGGTGGAGAACTGATCCGTTTATTGGTTAATCACCCGTATGTAGCTGTTTCTTTTATTCATAGCCGCAGCAATGCAGGCAAACCCGTGTATGCCGTTCATGAAGACCTGGTTGGTGAAACCGATTGGCAATTCACAGGAGAATTAAGCCAGGATGTAGATGTGGTATTTCTGTGTGTAGGTCATGGCGAAGCAAAGAAGTTCCTTGCAGAGAACACTTTCGATGCCAGGATCAAGATCATTGACCTGTCGCAGGACTTCAGGTTGGCTCAAAACTCGAAGCTCGGAGCCCGGAGCTTTGTTTATGGATTACCCGAACTGAACAGGGAAGCCATCCGCACAGCCTCTAATGTGGCCAATCCTGGCTGCTTTGCTACGGCTGTTCAACTGGGTCTATTGCCCCTGGCCAAAGCTGGCTTGCTCGACCAGGTTTATTCCACCGGCATCACCGGTTCTACGGGTGCAGGACAAAGCCTCAGCGCGACTTCTCATTTTAGCTGGAGGGCCAATAATATCCAGGCTTACAAAACATTGAATCACCAGCACATGAACGAAATAGGTGAGTCACTGTTACAATTACAGCCCAAGAGCCAGATCGATGTGAGCTTTGTGCCCTGGAGAGGCGATTTCACCCGCGGTATTTTCATCAGTTCACAACTCGATTGCGACCTTACTGAGCAGGAGTTGGTTAGCTTGTATACTGATTTTTACGATGGTCATCCATTTACCACCGTAAGCAAACAACCGATCTTTTTAAAACAGGCCGTCAATACCAACAAGTGTATTATTCAACTGGAAAAAGTAGGCACCAAACTGGTGGTGCATTCTATAATAGATAATTTACTGAAAGGCGCTTCCGGTCAGGCTGTGCAGAATATGAACCTGTTGTTTGGGCTCGAGGAGTGCGCTGGCCTGAAGCTGAAGGCTAACTATTTTTAA
- a CDS encoding aspartate aminotransferase family protein, whose amino-acid sequence MKLFDVYPINDITITKAKGSYVWDAAGEQYLDLYGGHAVISIGHTHPHYVQRVTDQLNKVGFYSNSIRIPLQEELAAKLGKVSGKEDYQLFLCNSGAEANENALKLASFFNGRKKIIAFTKGFHGRTSLAVAATDNPSIVAPVNQTNNVIFLPFNDEEALQACFRAQGSEISSVIIEGIQGVGGINVASVPFLQQIRHLCDEHGAVFIADSVQCGYGRTGKFFSHDFAGVNADIYTMAKGMGNGFPVAGIIIAPHIQAKHSMLGTTFGGNHLACAAALAVLEVIEQENLLNNAAEVGNYIMQQLKGISELKNVRGRGLMIGFDVPEELKDLKKNLLWKHKIFTGEAKPNVIRLLPSLALRKKDANEFIEAVKEEIAALVPTH is encoded by the coding sequence ATGAAGTTATTTGACGTTTATCCCATCAACGACATCACCATTACAAAGGCCAAAGGCTCTTATGTATGGGATGCAGCCGGTGAACAATACCTTGACCTGTATGGCGGTCATGCCGTAATATCTATTGGCCATACGCATCCTCATTACGTACAGCGAGTTACCGATCAGCTCAATAAAGTAGGTTTTTATTCCAACTCTATCCGTATTCCCTTGCAGGAAGAACTGGCTGCCAAGCTGGGCAAGGTATCCGGCAAAGAAGACTATCAACTGTTCCTGTGTAATTCTGGCGCAGAAGCCAATGAGAACGCGCTGAAACTGGCCTCCTTCTTCAATGGCCGTAAAAAGATCATCGCTTTCACAAAAGGCTTTCACGGCAGGACTTCCCTGGCCGTAGCAGCTACTGATAATCCATCTATTGTAGCGCCGGTAAACCAAACCAACAATGTTATATTCCTGCCTTTCAATGATGAGGAAGCACTGCAAGCCTGCTTCAGAGCACAGGGCAGTGAGATATCTTCCGTGATCATTGAAGGTATACAAGGTGTTGGCGGCATCAATGTAGCTTCCGTTCCTTTCCTCCAACAGATCCGTCACCTTTGCGATGAGCATGGCGCCGTATTCATTGCCGACAGCGTGCAGTGCGGCTATGGCAGAACCGGCAAATTCTTTTCCCACGATTTCGCCGGCGTAAATGCCGATATCTATACCATGGCCAAAGGCATGGGCAATGGCTTCCCTGTAGCAGGTATTATCATCGCCCCGCATATTCAGGCCAAACACTCCATGCTCGGTACTACTTTTGGTGGTAACCACCTGGCATGCGCCGCTGCCCTGGCTGTGCTGGAAGTGATAGAACAGGAAAACCTGCTCAACAACGCAGCCGAAGTAGGCAACTACATCATGCAGCAACTGAAAGGAATTTCTGAATTGAAGAATGTAAGAGGCCGTGGCCTGATGATCGGGTTTGATGTGCCCGAAGAGCTGAAAGACCTGAAGAAGAACCTGCTGTGGAAACACAAGATATTTACCGGCGAAGCAAAACCCAATGTGATCCGCCTATTGCCTTCCCTGGCTTTGCGTAAGAAAGATGCCAATGAGTTTATAGAAGCCGTAAAGGAAGAGATCGCAGCATTGGTGCCCACACACTAG
- a CDS encoding Rossmann-fold NAD(P)-binding domain-containing protein, translating to MRNFISVHDVSNINDLVAKALVYKADPLKDKSLGKHKRIGLLFLNPSMRTRLSTQIAAQNLGMEAIVFNVGQEGWALEFEEEAIMSGSTVEHVKDAAPIMGKYFDILAIRTFPSLKNRDDDYSELFIKQFIKYAGIPVVSLESATLHPLQSLTDIITIQENSIIPMNVERGPLWTQMERPKIVLTWAPHVKPLPQCVANSFSQWVNAWGQADFVITHPEDYELDTQFTNGATITHDQNEALKDADFVYVKNWSTFNHEYGRIYTNDPGWMMTNEKLALTNNAKVMHCLPVRRNVELSDEILDGPNSIVTQEASNRVWAAQAVLAEILKANH from the coding sequence ATGAGAAACTTTATTTCTGTTCACGATGTTTCCAACATCAATGACCTCGTAGCAAAGGCTTTAGTCTATAAAGCAGACCCGCTAAAAGACAAATCCCTTGGTAAGCACAAAAGAATAGGGCTATTGTTCCTGAACCCCAGTATGCGCACCCGTCTCAGCACACAGATAGCGGCGCAAAACCTGGGCATGGAAGCCATCGTGTTCAATGTAGGTCAGGAAGGTTGGGCACTTGAATTTGAAGAAGAGGCCATTATGAGTGGCAGCACGGTCGAGCACGTTAAAGATGCTGCCCCTATTATGGGTAAGTACTTCGATATACTGGCCATCCGTACCTTCCCCTCCTTGAAGAACCGTGATGATGATTACAGCGAACTGTTCATCAAGCAGTTTATTAAATACGCCGGCATCCCCGTAGTGAGCCTGGAAAGCGCCACCCTGCATCCTTTGCAGAGTTTAACAGATATTATCACCATCCAGGAGAATTCCATCATCCCCATGAATGTTGAACGCGGCCCTTTGTGGACACAGATGGAAAGACCTAAGATCGTACTCACCTGGGCACCCCACGTGAAGCCTTTGCCCCAATGTGTGGCCAATAGCTTTTCCCAATGGGTAAACGCCTGGGGGCAGGCTGATTTTGTGATCACCCACCCCGAAGATTATGAGCTGGATACCCAGTTTACCAACGGCGCTACCATCACACATGATCAGAATGAAGCCCTGAAGGATGCTGACTTTGTATACGTGAAGAACTGGAGCACCTTCAACCATGAATATGGCCGCATTTATACCAACGATCCTGGCTGGATGATGACCAACGAAAAGCTGGCCCTCACCAATAATGCTAAAGTAATGCACTGCCTGCCCGTAAGAAGGAACGTAGAGCTGAGCGATGAGATACTGGATGGTCCCAACAGCATTGTGACCCAGGAGGCCTCCAACAGGGTATGGGCAGCACAGGCAGTATTGGCAGAGATATTAAAAGCAAACCATTAA
- the argB gene encoding acetylglutamate kinase produces MEKLFVVKIGGNIIDDDAKLAAFLISFAALKGKKILVHGGGKLATRLAEEMKVPQQMVDGRRITDAETLKIVTMVYAGYINKNIVARLQAHGSNAIGLSGADGNAIQAHKRVHPTLDYGFVGDVDSVNAPLLKSLLDQDLAIVLAPITHDKQGLLLNTNADTIAQEAAKGLSGHYDVELIYSFEKSGVLLDANDDSTVIASITPAYYQQLKAAQKIFAGMIPKLDNAFAALNSGVKKVIIGKAEQLQQLIAGSSGTTIINEQ; encoded by the coding sequence TTGGAAAAGTTATTTGTAGTCAAGATTGGCGGTAATATTATCGATGATGATGCCAAATTAGCTGCATTCCTCATTTCCTTTGCCGCCCTCAAAGGCAAAAAGATATTGGTACATGGCGGTGGCAAACTGGCCACCCGCCTGGCAGAAGAAATGAAGGTACCACAGCAAATGGTGGACGGAAGAAGGATCACCGATGCCGAGACCCTCAAGATCGTAACCATGGTCTACGCCGGTTACATCAATAAAAATATAGTAGCCCGGTTACAGGCCCACGGCAGCAATGCCATTGGTCTGAGTGGTGCAGATGGCAATGCCATTCAGGCACACAAGCGGGTACATCCCACCCTGGATTATGGATTTGTAGGTGATGTTGACAGCGTAAACGCCCCCCTCCTGAAATCCTTGCTGGACCAGGATCTGGCCATTGTACTGGCGCCTATTACCCACGACAAACAAGGTTTGCTACTCAATACCAATGCAGACACCATTGCCCAGGAAGCCGCCAAAGGATTGAGCGGACATTATGACGTAGAGCTGATCTATTCTTTTGAGAAGAGCGGCGTATTGCTGGATGCCAACGACGACAGCACCGTGATAGCTTCCATTACACCCGCTTATTACCAGCAATTAAAAGCAGCACAAAAGATATTTGCAGGCATGATCCCCAAGCTGGATAATGCCTTTGCAGCATTGAACAGTGGCGTAAAGAAAGTGATCATCGGAAAAGCAGAGCAGCTTCAACAATTAATTGCCGGATCATCCGGCACAACCATTATCAATGAGCAGTGA
- a CDS encoding M20 family metallo-hydrolase, translating into MSSDQITILQDQAIALLKQLIATPSFSKEEDQTAAILEQFLQQNNIKANRHLHNVWAVNKHFDPAKRTIILNSHHDTVKPNKGYTLDPFMPIEKEGKLFGLGSNDAGGPLVSLITTFLYYNDRTDLKYNLLLVASSEEEISGRNGIEALLPALAENQPHIVIDSGIVGEPTQMQMAVAERGLMVLDCLSHGKAGHAAREEGENAIYKALADIEWFRNYRFSKVSDLLGPVKMSVTVIETDNKAHNVVPAQCKFVVDVRVNELYTFEEVLEVIRTQVQCEVQPRSTRLRSTSIALDHPLTRAGIALNRSYYGSPTTSDKALMPFQTLKMGPGDSARSHTADEFIYVEEIREGIQLYIQLLNQVL; encoded by the coding sequence ATGAGCAGTGATCAGATCACCATATTACAGGACCAGGCCATAGCCTTGCTGAAACAACTGATTGCCACGCCATCATTCAGCAAAGAAGAAGACCAAACAGCCGCTATACTGGAGCAATTCCTGCAGCAAAACAATATCAAAGCCAACAGGCATCTGCACAATGTATGGGCTGTCAATAAGCATTTTGATCCGGCCAAACGCACCATCATCCTCAATTCGCACCACGACACCGTAAAGCCCAATAAGGGATATACCCTTGATCCATTTATGCCGATAGAAAAGGAGGGTAAATTATTTGGCCTCGGCAGCAATGATGCGGGAGGTCCCCTGGTATCACTCATTACTACCTTTCTGTATTACAACGATAGAACAGACCTGAAATACAACCTGCTGCTGGTAGCTTCTTCAGAAGAAGAGATATCCGGCCGCAATGGTATAGAGGCCCTGCTACCTGCATTGGCCGAAAACCAACCCCATATAGTGATCGATAGCGGCATCGTTGGCGAACCTACACAGATGCAGATGGCGGTAGCCGAGCGCGGCCTCATGGTGCTGGATTGCCTCTCCCATGGCAAGGCTGGTCATGCTGCCCGCGAAGAAGGGGAGAATGCCATTTATAAAGCGCTGGCCGATATAGAGTGGTTTCGCAATTACCGATTCTCCAAAGTATCCGATCTGCTGGGGCCCGTTAAAATGAGCGTTACTGTCATTGAAACCGACAACAAGGCTCATAATGTAGTGCCCGCCCAGTGTAAATTTGTGGTAGATGTGCGCGTGAATGAGTTGTATACTTTTGAAGAAGTGCTGGAAGTGATCCGCACACAGGTACAATGTGAAGTTCAACCCAGAAGCACCAGGCTTCGCTCTACTTCCATTGCATTGGATCACCCCCTTACCCGGGCAGGCATCGCACTCAACAGATCTTATTACGGCTCCCCTACTACCTCCGACAAAGCCCTCATGCCTTTCCAGACCCTCAAGATGGGCCCGGGCGATTCGGCCCGCAGCCATACAGCCGATGAGTTTATATATGTGGAAGAGATCAGAGAAGGAATCCAATTATATATCCAACTTTTAAACCAGGTATTATGA